A genomic window from Pseudoalteromonas piratica includes:
- the rpsJ gene encoding 30S ribosomal protein S10, giving the protein MSNQRIRIRLKAFDHRLIDQSTLEIVETAKRTGAQVRGPIPLPTRKERFTVLVSPHVNKDARDQYEIRTHKRLIDIVEPTDKTVDALMRLDLAAGVDVQISLG; this is encoded by the coding sequence ATGTCAAATCAACGCATTCGTATTCGCCTAAAAGCTTTTGACCACCGTTTGATTGACCAATCAACGTTGGAAATCGTGGAAACTGCTAAGCGCACTGGTGCTCAGGTTCGTGGTCCTATCCCACTACCTACACGCAAAGAGCGTTTCACTGTACTTGTTTCTCCGCACGTTAACAAAGACGCGCGTGATCAGTACGAAATCCGCACCCACAAACGTCTGATCGACATCGTAGAACCAACTGACAAGACTGTAGACGCACTTATGCGTTTAGACCTTGCTGCTGGTGTTGATGTTCAAATCAGCCTGGGTTAA
- the rplC gene encoding 50S ribosomal protein L3, protein MALGLVGRKVGMTRIFTEDGVSIPVTVIEATPNRVTQVKSEATDGYNALQVTAGEKKASRVNKPEAGHFAKAGVEAGRGLWEFRLSGDEGDFEVGNEITVEVFNDVKKVDVTGTSKGKGFQGGVKRWNFSMQDATHGNSLSHRAPGSIGQNQSPGKVFKGKKMAGHMGAERVTTQNLEVVRVDAERGLLLVKGAVPGAVNGDVIVKPAVKA, encoded by the coding sequence ATGGCATTAGGTCTAGTCGGTCGTAAAGTGGGCATGACTCGTATCTTCACTGAAGATGGCGTTTCAATCCCAGTAACCGTTATCGAAGCGACGCCAAACCGTGTAACTCAGGTTAAATCTGAAGCTACTGACGGTTATAACGCGCTTCAAGTGACTGCAGGCGAGAAAAAAGCTAGCCGTGTAAACAAACCAGAAGCGGGTCACTTCGCTAAAGCTGGTGTTGAGGCTGGTCGTGGTCTGTGGGAATTCCGTCTATCTGGCGACGAAGGTGACTTCGAAGTTGGTAACGAAATTACTGTTGAAGTATTCAACGACGTTAAGAAAGTTGACGTAACTGGTACTTCTAAAGGTAAAGGCTTCCAAGGTGGTGTTAAGCGCTGGAACTTCAGCATGCAAGACGCTACTCACGGTAACTCATTATCTCACCGTGCTCCGGGTTCAATTGGTCAAAACCAATCACCTGGTAAAGTATTTAAAGGTAAGAAAATGGCCGGTCACATGGGTGCTGAGCGTGTAACGACTCAAAACCTAGAAGTTGTTCGTGTTGACGCTGAACGTGGTCTATTACTTGTTAAAGGTGCAGTACCTGGCGCAGTAAATGGCGACGTAATCGTTAAACCAGCTGTTAAAGCTTAA
- the rplD gene encoding 50S ribosomal protein L4 yields the protein MELTLKDASGALEVSEATFGREFNEALVHQVVVAYAAGARQGTKAQKTRSEVSGGGKKPFRQKGTGRARAGTIRSPIWRSGGVSFAAKPQDHSQKVNRKMYRGAIQSILSELVRQERLVVVENFGLEAPKTKELVSKLKELELKDVLIVTEEVDENLFLSARNLYKVDVRDVAGIDPVSLIAFDKVLITAAAVKQLEEALA from the coding sequence ATGGAATTAACGTTAAAAGACGCATCAGGCGCTCTTGAGGTTTCCGAAGCTACTTTTGGTCGTGAGTTTAACGAAGCATTAGTACACCAAGTAGTTGTTGCTTACGCAGCAGGTGCTCGTCAAGGTACTAAAGCTCAGAAGACACGTTCTGAAGTAAGTGGCGGCGGTAAGAAACCATTTCGTCAAAAAGGTACTGGCCGTGCACGTGCTGGTACAATCCGCAGCCCAATCTGGCGCAGCGGTGGTGTGAGCTTTGCAGCTAAGCCGCAAGATCACAGCCAAAAAGTTAACCGTAAGATGTATCGCGGTGCGATTCAAAGCATCCTATCTGAACTAGTTCGTCAAGAGCGTTTAGTAGTTGTTGAAAACTTTGGTCTTGAAGCACCAAAGACTAAAGAACTAGTAAGCAAGCTTAAAGAGCTAGAGCTTAAAGATGTTCTAATCGTAACTGAAGAAGTTGATGAGAACCTATTCTTATCTGCACGTAACCTATACAAAGTAGACGTACGTGACGTTGCGGGCATTGACCCAGTAAGCTTAATTGCTTTCGATAAGGTTCTTATTACAGCTGCTGCTGTTAAGCAACTTGAGGAGGCATTAGCATGA
- the rplW gene encoding 50S ribosomal protein L23: protein MISEERLLKVLRAPHISEKSTINAEANNTIVFKVAKDATKAEIKAAVEKLFEVEVTGVRSLVVKGKKKRTGMRFGQRSDWKKAYVTLKEGSELDFVGGAE from the coding sequence ATGATCTCTGAAGAACGTTTATTAAAAGTTCTACGTGCTCCGCACATTTCTGAGAAAAGTACTATCAATGCTGAAGCTAACAACACTATCGTGTTCAAAGTAGCTAAAGACGCAACTAAAGCTGAAATTAAAGCAGCTGTAGAAAAACTTTTCGAAGTTGAAGTAACGGGTGTTCGTTCGCTTGTTGTTAAGGGTAAGAAAAAGCGCACTGGTATGCGTTTTGGTCAGCGTTCTGATTGGAAGAAAGCTTACGTTACTCTTAAAGAAGGCAGCGAATTAGACTTTGTCGGCGGCGCCGAGTAA
- the rplB gene encoding 50S ribosomal protein L2, with product MALQKCKPTSAGRRHVVKVVNPDLHKGKPYAPLLEKNSKSGGRNNNGRITVRHIGGGHKHHYRVIDFKRTKDGIPAKVERLEYDPNRSANIALVLYADGERRYIIAPKGLKAGDSIQSGVDAPIKTGNTLPMRNMPVGSTVHNVELKPGKGAQIARSAGAYVQILAREGQYVTLRLRSGEMRKVEADCRATLGEVGNAEHMLRSLGKAGANRWRGVRPTVRGVAMNPVDHPHGGGEGRTSGGRHPVSPWGKPTKGAKTRKNKRTDKFIVRRRTK from the coding sequence ATGGCACTTCAAAAGTGTAAACCAACTTCTGCGGGTCGTCGTCACGTCGTTAAAGTGGTTAACCCTGATCTACACAAGGGTAAGCCATACGCTCCGCTACTAGAGAAAAACTCTAAATCAGGTGGTCGTAACAACAACGGTCGTATCACGGTTCGTCACATTGGTGGTGGTCATAAGCATCATTACCGTGTAATCGATTTCAAACGCACTAAAGACGGTATTCCGGCTAAAGTTGAGCGTTTAGAATACGATCCAAACCGTAGCGCAAACATCGCTCTTGTATTATATGCAGACGGTGAGCGTCGTTACATCATCGCACCTAAAGGCCTTAAAGCTGGTGATTCTATTCAGTCTGGTGTTGATGCACCAATCAAGACTGGTAACACATTACCAATGCGTAACATGCCTGTAGGTTCTACTGTTCACAACGTTGAGCTTAAGCCTGGTAAAGGTGCTCAAATCGCTCGTTCAGCGGGTGCATACGTTCAGATCCTTGCTCGTGAAGGTCAGTACGTAACACTTCGTCTACGTTCAGGCGAGATGCGTAAAGTTGAAGCGGATTGTCGCGCAACTTTAGGTGAAGTAGGTAACGCAGAACACATGCTTCGTTCACTAGGTAAAGCTGGTGCTAACCGTTGGCGTGGTGTTCGTCCTACAGTTCGTGGTGTTGCCATGAACCCAGTAGACCACCCACACGGTGGTGGTGAAGGTCGTACTTCTGGTGGTCGTCATCCTGTGTCTCCATGGGGTAAGCCTACCAAAGGTGCTAAGACACGTAAGAACAAGCGTACTGATAAATTTATCGTACGTCGTCGTACTAAGTAA
- the rpsS gene encoding 30S ribosomal protein S19 — translation MPRSLKKGPFIDLHLLKKVEKALESGDKKPIKTWSRRSMIIPNMIGLTIAVHNGRQHVPVFVSDEMIGHKLGEFAPTRTYRGHAADKKAKKR, via the coding sequence ATGCCACGTTCTCTCAAGAAGGGTCCATTCATTGACCTACACTTGCTGAAGAAGGTAGAGAAGGCGTTGGAAAGCGGTGACAAGAAGCCTATCAAGACTTGGAGCCGTCGTTCAATGATCATCCCTAATATGATCGGATTGACCATCGCTGTCCATAATGGTCGTCAGCACGTCCCTGTATTTGTTTCGGACGAAATGATCGGTCACAAACTAGGTGAATTTGCACCTACACGTACTTATCGCGGCCATGCTGCTGATAAGAAAGCTAAAAAGCGTTAA
- the rplV gene encoding 50S ribosomal protein L22 encodes MEALAKHKFASGSAQKARLVADQVRGLPVDRALEILAYSPKSAAVLVKKVLESAIANAEHNEGADIDELKVAKVFVDEGPTMKRIRPRAKGRADRILKRTSHITVVVSDN; translated from the coding sequence ATGGAAGCATTAGCTAAACACAAATTCGCCTCTGGTTCAGCGCAAAAAGCACGTTTAGTTGCAGATCAAGTCCGTGGACTACCTGTTGATCGCGCGCTAGAAATACTGGCGTACAGCCCTAAATCAGCGGCTGTTTTAGTTAAGAAAGTACTAGAGTCTGCTATTGCGAATGCAGAGCATAACGAAGGTGCTGACATTGATGAGCTTAAAGTGGCGAAAGTTTTTGTAGACGAAGGTCCTACAATGAAACGTATTCGTCCACGTGCTAAAGGTCGTGCAGATCGCATCCTTAAGCGTACTAGCCACATCACTGTTGTGGTTTCAGATAACTAG
- the rpsC gene encoding 30S ribosomal protein S3, translated as MGQKVHPTGIRLGISKPWVSTWYANTKDYSETLFGDHKVRAFLTKELKAASVSKIVIERPAKSIRVTIHTARPGVVIGKKGEDVEKLRQEVTKLAGVPAQINISEVRKPELDAQLVADSISSQLERRVMFRRAMKRAVQNAMRLGAKGIKVEVSGRLGGAEIARSEWYREGRVPLHTLRADIDYATSEALTTYGIIGVKVWIFKGEVIGGLPLKQEAEKPAKRAPKKARKAK; from the coding sequence ATGGGACAAAAAGTACACCCTACTGGTATTCGCCTAGGTATCTCAAAACCTTGGGTATCTACTTGGTACGCGAATACAAAAGACTACTCTGAGACGCTATTTGGCGATCACAAAGTTCGCGCTTTCCTTACAAAGGAATTAAAAGCAGCTTCTGTGTCTAAAATCGTTATTGAACGTCCAGCGAAATCAATCCGTGTAACAATCCACACAGCTCGTCCTGGTGTTGTTATCGGTAAAAAAGGCGAAGACGTTGAAAAGCTACGTCAAGAAGTGACTAAACTTGCAGGTGTTCCGGCTCAGATCAATATTTCTGAAGTTCGTAAGCCTGAGTTAGATGCACAACTTGTAGCTGACAGCATCTCTTCACAGCTTGAGCGCCGTGTTATGTTCCGTCGTGCTATGAAGCGCGCGGTACAAAATGCAATGCGTCTAGGCGCTAAAGGTATTAAGGTTGAAGTTAGCGGTCGTTTAGGCGGCGCTGAAATCGCACGTTCTGAGTGGTACCGTGAAGGTCGTGTACCTCTACACACTCTACGTGCTGATATCGATTACGCAACTTCAGAAGCTTTAACTACTTACGGCATCATCGGTGTTAAAGTTTGGATCTTCAAAGGCGAAGTTATCGGTGGTCTTCCACTGAAACAAGAAGCTGAGAAGCCAGCTAAGCGTGCACCGAAAAAAGCTCGTAAAGCTAAGTAA
- the rplP gene encoding 50S ribosomal protein L16 — MLQPKRTKFRKMHKGRNRGLAQNGNKVSFGSFGLKATGRGRMTARQIEAARRAMTRHIKRQGKIWIRVFPDKPITNKPLEVRMGKGKGSVEYWVAEIQPGKVLYEMEGVSEELAREAFDLAARKLPFKTTFVTRTVM; from the coding sequence ATGTTACAGCCAAAACGTACAAAATTCCGTAAAATGCACAAAGGCCGCAACCGCGGTTTAGCGCAAAACGGTAACAAAGTTAGCTTCGGCTCATTCGGCCTTAAAGCGACTGGCCGTGGCCGTATGACTGCTCGTCAAATCGAAGCAGCTCGTCGTGCTATGACTCGTCACATCAAGCGTCAAGGTAAAATCTGGATCCGTGTGTTCCCAGATAAGCCAATTACAAACAAGCCGCTTGAAGTTCGTATGGGTAAAGGTAAAGGTAGCGTAGAATACTGGGTTGCTGAAATTCAGCCTGGTAAAGTACTTTACGAAATGGAAGGTGTTTCTGAAGAGCTTGCTCGTGAAGCATTTGACCTTGCAGCTCGTAAACTACCATTCAAGACAACATTCGTAACTCGGACGGTAATGTAA
- the rpmC gene encoding 50S ribosomal protein L29 — MKASELKDKSVEELNTELLELLREQFNLRMQASTGQLAQSHLLRKVRRDIARVKTVINQKAGA, encoded by the coding sequence ATGAAAGCTAGCGAATTAAAAGACAAGAGCGTAGAAGAGCTAAACACTGAACTTCTAGAGCTTCTTCGTGAGCAGTTTAACCTGCGCATGCAAGCGAGCACTGGTCAGCTAGCTCAGTCTCATTTACTACGTAAAGTACGTCGCGATATCGCGCGTGTTAAAACGGTTATCAACCAGAAGGCAGGTGCATAA
- the rpsQ gene encoding 30S ribosomal protein S17, which translates to MSDKIRTLQGRVVSDKMDKSIVVAIERQVKHPIYGKFIKRTTKLHAHDENNTAKVGNTVTIRECAPISKNKSWTLVDVVSA; encoded by the coding sequence ATGAGCGATAAAATCCGTACTCTACAAGGTCGCGTAGTTAGTGACAAGATGGACAAGTCTATCGTTGTTGCTATTGAACGTCAGGTGAAGCACCCAATCTATGGTAAATTCATCAAGCGTACTACTAAGCTACACGCACATGATGAGAACAACACTGCTAAAGTAGGCAACACAGTTACTATTCGTGAGTGTGCTCCTATTTCTAAGAACAAATCTTGGACTTTAGTTGACGTTGTTTCTGCTTAA